gtcagcagagtacccagccagaaataatcagacacccatttttcaagctagcatataatgtcacaaaaaacaaaaccacagctaaatgcagcactaacctttgatgatcttcatcagatgacaaccctaggacattatgttaatacATGTTCGAATCAACTTTAGCAGCTATTACAGCGGTGAGTTTCTGGGTacatctaagagctttgcacacctggattgtacaatagttGCACcttcttaaaaaaaatatttaagccCTGTGAAATTGGTTGTTGAACATTGCTAGACAgctaagtcttgccatagattttcaagccaattgaagtcaaaactgtaactaggccactcaggaacattcaaagccgtcttggtaagcaactccagtgaatatttggctttgtgttttaggttattgtcctactgaaaggtgaatttgactCTATCtgctggaaagcagactgaagtaggttttcctctaggattttgcctgtgcttagctctattccatttatttttattaaaaaaacaactccctagtccttgccgatgatgaGCATACCcgtaacataatgcagccaccacgatgcttgaaaatatggagtggtactcCGTGAtatgttggatttgcccaaacATAAAGTTTTGTATTCAGGTAAAAAGAAATTGtgtgcatattttggaatatttttactcTGTACAGGCTTCATTCTTTTCACTCTCATTTAAGTTAGTatggtggagtaactacaatgttgatcgatcctcagttttctcatatcacagccattaaactctgtaaatgttttaaagtcaccattggcctcatggtgaaatccctgagcggttttcttcctccccggcaactgagttaggaaggacagctGTATCTTTTGgtgtgactgggtatattgattcaccatccaaagtgcaaataataacttcaccatgctcaatgggatattcaatgtgcttttttttacccatctaccaataggtgccctttgcgaggcattggaaaacccccctggtctttgtggttgaatctgtttttgaaattcacttcttgactgagggaccttcaaaaatcatgttaaacactattgcatacagagtgagtccatgcaacttataaattgttaagcacatttttacttatttaggctttctttaacaaaggggttgaatacattttgactcaagacatttcagctttacattttttattcatacattttttttaaatgtaaaaacataattccactgacattatggggtgttgtgtgtgtgtgtgtgtgtaggccagtgataacaaatatcaattgaatccatttaaatctcaggctgtaacacaacaaaatgtgtaaaaagtcaagggatgtgaatactttcagaagctACTGTAGCTACAGCGTTTAGTCAACCAAGCAAGAACACTTTCTAGCCCACACATACTTTGATCTCCGCAACGGTAGTAAGCACGAGCACATTGGCCAACAAGGAAACGTGCGGTGTTGCTGTAGTTCAGTGCGTGTTGCTGCGTGGATGGATACAGACATGGCAGAGAAAGCTGTTCCCGCGAATACCGTCCTTCACAGAAAGTTATGTTGGACTGTTAAAGATTAGTAGGCGTATGTTATTGATATAGCTGTGTCAACAGTAGGCTGCTAATAATGTGATCATAGTCAGTTCACCAATGACAAGGCATGTTGAATGAATGGTAGCCAATTACCAAGTACCCTTAAGTCTATAGCCTACCATTCTTGCTGAGGCAGTCTTCTGCCAACATCATAAGCTTAAAAAGGTGCGGTGTGGGTGTCACACGCACTGTCGTGGAGTCCGCGGGGCTGGGGGTGCCGCTGCTGTGCTACTTATAACAATTCTTCAATGTTGGCAGGTCTGCCCTCTAGTGTCTGGGAGGATATGTGACTGCTCCTGCTTTCTTTCTCCCCTATctgtcactctcgctctctctctcaggtcctcAGAACAAAGATTCTAGTGAGAGTCTAAACTACaatggagaagagaaagaggtgaGGAAGATGGACTGCgattgtgtgtgagtgagagatgtGTGTTTGTTGCCAAAGTTGTTGTAAGGGAGAGTGATGTCTCACGTcagtttctgtctctccctctttgtctgcCTGTCCGTCTATCTCATACCTATTTCTGTCCATCCCTCCGTCCTGTAGGCGCGCAGCAGCAGAGACACAGGGAAGTCAGCATCTAGTCTGGGTCTGGTGGACTTTGACCTGCTGAGGGTGATCGGGCGGGGCAGCTATGCTAAGGTCCTGCTGGTCCGACTCAAGAAGACTGAGAGGATCTATGCCATGAAGGTCGTCAAGAAGGAGTTGGTCAACGACGAtgaggtaaacacacacagacggagtgacacatgcgcgcacacacactctctctgaagaaacacacacacttggtCTGACACGTTGATAGGCGCTACCTGATCAATCATCTGTgccatccctcctctctgtctgagAGCCTGCTGTGTCCTGACCTATTGTTACCTGTCTGTCAATAGAGATCTGTcaacaccactcactcactcttgtCACATCCACTCTTTCTGTCCTCTTCAGATGGCTGCCTGGTTATGTCTGCTTATTTAGcttttctatgtgtttgatatGATTTTAAGTCTACTGGATTTCCAAATGCATCCTGGGTGTGTTATTCCCTGTGTTGTAGGACATTGACTGGGTCCAGACAGAGAAGCACGTGTTTGAGCAGGCATCCAACCACCCATTCCTAGTTGGGCTACACTCCTGTTTCCAGACTGAGAGCAGACTGTTCTTTGTCATAGAGTATGTAAACGGAGGAGACCTGATGTTCCACATGCAGAGACAGAGGAAGCTACCTGAGGAACACGCCAGGTTTGAACAATGATGTCATAGCTACACTTAGGTTCACTAGGGTACGCAACAGAACTTTTTGCAATTGAAAATCCTGGTAGTCCCTTCTTGTTTTAGTGCATTTTCTTCTGTTTGGGGTCTAACGAACACGACCCTTAAATTCAACTAATGAAGAGCTTGGTGATTAGTTGTGTAGCTCTTAGACAgtggtgtatctgtgtgtgtgtgagtccgaccggttcttttccatctctctcgTTGTCAGGTTTTACTCAGCAGAAATCAGCTTGGCGTTGAACTACCTCCATGAGAGAGGCATCATCTACAGAGACCTCAAACTGGACAACGTGCTGCTGGAGTCTGAGGGACACATCAAACTCACTGACTATGGCATGTGCAAGGtgggtgttgggggggggggggtccgtcCGTGCGCATGCTTATACCTGTGTGTTTCTATCTTtttttggtgtttgtgtgtgtgcgcgcgtgttaaTGCCATGTACGCtctgaggtgtttgtgtgtgttaatgcCTCTACGCTATGAGATGTGTGTGCTGACTGCTGTGCTCCCTGTGCTCTGTAGGAGGGCTTGAGACCAGGAGACACCACCAGTACATTCTGTGGAACCCCCAACTACATCGCCCCCCGAGATACTAAGAGGAGAGGACTATGGTAAGACTGTCTGCTACAAATAAGGCACATTTGCTTCAGATTCAGAAGCAGAAGACGATTTATATTATTTGCACGTCATTATAGATATCCATGCTCATCCTTGTTTGCACACTACGAGAATGTTCTCTTATGTGTATTTATATTGAAATGTAAGGCAAAGGCATTTGAATGACTTTCTGTCGATTGTGTGGGTTCAGGTTTCAGTGTGGACTGGTGGGCTCTGGGGGTGCTGATGTTTGAGATGATGGCTGGACGGTCGCCCTTCGACATCGTAGGGAGCTCCGACAACCCAGACCAGAACACTGAAGACTACCTCTTCCAAGGTAACACATACACAATACTTCAAACTACCTCTTCCATAGTATTTtggatttttatttcacctttatttaactaggcaagtcggttaagaacaaattcttacttacaatgaccgcctaccaaaaggcaaaaggcctcctgcggggatgggggctgggattaaaaataaattaaataaaaatataggacaaaacacatcacgacaagagacaacacaacactacatcataaagagagacctaagactaCAACATAGCaagacagcaacacatgacaacacagcatggtagcaacacaacatgaccacaacatggcagcagcacaacatggtagcagcacaaaacgtggtacaaacattattgggcacagacaacagcacaaagggaaagaaggtagagataacaatacatcacacaaagcagccacaactgtcagtaagtgtccatgattgagtctttgaatgaagagattgcgataaaactgtccagtttgagtgtttgttgcagctcgttccagtcgttagctgtagcgaactgaaaagacgagctgGGGTGAAAGGGGAGCGATTACGATGGAGGAAACCAGGTCTAGATTTAACCATAGCCtgtagctttgatatgtgctgagaggacagtgcaccgtctagccgtACTCCCAAGTACTTATATGGGctaagctctaaaccctcagaggtagtaataacacctgtggggagaggggcatgaGACGGATGAAAGTAACACTTACACACATCTCTATATAACAGCTGACCTACTGGATGGCTGGGTCCTATTCTCTAGTACCCTACTCTCCAACGAGcttgcacttgttcacttccggGGAGTGCTCTAGGATAATGTGTGTGTAAATATTACTTTGTTTCCTTGTTAGTTAGGTCCTAACTAAGTAACGGTTTCAATAAAAAACAGTCTAatatcctctgtctcctctctgtagtaaTATTGGAAAAACAGATCAGGATTCCTCGGTCGTTGTCAGTCAAAGCTGCCAGCGTTCTCAAGGGCTTCCTCAACAAGGTAACTACCAggcgcgcgtgcacacacacacacacaaagttcaAGCCTAACAAAGTCATGTCACATTGCCCTCTGACCATGATGTAATGAACCTTTATTCTCcttttttccctccctctctccgcctGTCTCTTATTATCAATGCTCTTGagctcattctctccctctgtccatccctctctcctcgtcTGTCTCATATCTATGCTCTTGAACTCATTGTTtatatatccccctctctctcccctctctttccctccttccctgtctctcttttcCCAGGAACCTAAGGAGCGGCTAGGCTGTCATCCCCAGACAGGCTTTGCTGACATCATGGGTCATCCCTTCTTCCGAAACGTAGACTGGGACCTTGTGAGTCATTTGTCttctatctctcctcccctctcgctGCCCTGTCTTCTATCTGtcctactgtatctagtgtttagGTGAGATAGAGCATCATGACCAATATATAGAGATCATTGTTTTCAAACAAAGCAGCAGAAGCAGAATTCTCAACAATGAAAATGTACTTAATGACGGACCATGAGAAATCAACTCTCATATTGTCTTTCCACATAGTTTAAAAGAAAACAGCAAAAAACTAGTCAACAAGTGAAGGTCAATCACAGCGGGTCACGGTGATTCTCTCCTCCAGACAGTATGTCATAGTTGAGGGTCATCACCTTAGACAAGCCCAGAAAGTATTTTTTTCCCACCAGGCAGCCAGAAGGGCCAATTTGATTTAACCATGGCTGTATCGGTTCTCTAAGGGCAGGTTTTccagacccagattaagcctaTTCCTGGACTATAAAAGTCAGCACTAAGTGGCCAGTGGCACAGTGATTCTGTTGTAATTAGCGGGTCACCACCAGAGAATTAAGAGCATTTGGCTAACCTCAATGTTCAAATTCAGAAAGGTGTTATTGTCTTAATGCTGGGCAAATTTCAAAGGAATTGACTCCAacctgacacagacagacaggctggcctCCAGACAGGCATCCAGGCCAGCTCAGGAGCAGCCTGACCTCTTTTTCCAGTAGGGTCTACCCTGtctgctgactggctgtctgagctggctccccctccactcattCTCACCTCACACGTAACCTGTAGCCTTGCCCTGCACTCCTACCTCCAGGGGGTGGTAATGCTGGGTTAACACCCTGCAGGCTGCCTGTCTGTTTGTTTGGGTTCTGACTTAACAATGGAGTTTCCACTGATCCACATGCTGCCTCACAGCTTCAGAGGAGCGAGATTGACTTTTGGTGCAATTATTTGTTAGCCACGTGAATATTTTTTTCTGTGGTTTAAAATGGTTCTAAACTATTTTCAGAGGAATTTGTAGTTAATTCTTTGTAAATAAGGCTCATTTGGTTGTAACATGGTGCTTGCTGGACTATGTTGACTGTAAGTTGCTTCATATACATTATTTTAAACAAGATTATCCAGCCgtgtagtgcattcggaaagtattcagacccttgacttattctaaaatgaattaatgtttttttttgtttcatcgatctacacactataccccacattgacaaagcaaaaacaggtttttagacatttttgcaaatgtataaaaaaaattaactgaaatataacatttaaataacaatccagaccctttactcagtactttgttgaagaacctttgacagcgattactgcctcgagtcttcttgggtatgacgttacaagcttggcagacctgtatttggggaatttctcccattctctgcagatgctctcaagctctgtcaggttggatggggagtgtcgctacacagctattttcaggtctctccagagatattagatCGGGATTCACGtccgggccactcaagaacattcagacacTGGTCCCaaagcgttgtcttggctgtgtactcagggtcgttgtcctgttggaaagtgaaccttcgccccaggctgaggtcctgtgcgctctagagcaggttttcatcaaggatttctctgtactttgctccgttcatctttccctcaatcctgactagtctcccagtccctaccactgaaaaacatccccacagcatgatgctgcctctactatgcttcactgtagggatggtgccaggtttcctccagatgtgacacttggcattcagaccaaatagttaattcttggtttcatcagaacagagaatcttgtttctcatggtctgagtgtctttaggtgccttttggcaaactccaagcgggctgtcatgcgccttttactataaaggcctgattggtggagtgttgctgagatgattgtccttctggaaggttctcccatctacacaggaactctggagctctgtcagaatgaccttcgggttcttggtcacctccctgaccaaggcccttctcccccaattgctcagcggccagctctaggaagagtcttggtggttccaatcttctatttaaaaatggaggccactgtgttcttcgggactttcaatgctgcaggcatttttttcgtagccttccccagatctgtgcctcgacacaatcctgtctcggagctctacggacaactccttcgacctcatggcttggtttttgctctgacatgcactgtcaaatgtgggacctttatatagacaggtgtgtaccttttgcaaatcatgttcaatcaattgaatttaccgtaggtggactccaatcaagttgtagaaacatctcaaggatgatcaatggaaacaggatgcacgtgagctcaattttgagtctcatagcaaatggtctgaatacttttttaaatgtatttatttttaatacctttgcaaaaatctctaaaaacctgttttcgctttgtcattatggggtattgtgtgtagattatttaatccatttagaataaggctgtaatgtaacaatgtggaaaaagtcaaggagtctgaatactttccgaatgtactgtgtgtgtagatgtctcTGACctcaatgctgtgtgtgtgtcctctgaccTCGTTGCATTGTTGTTtcagatggagcagaagcagGTGGTTCCTCCATTCAAACCCAACATCTCAGGAGAGTTTGGACTAGACAACTTTGACGCCCAATTCACCAACGAGCCTATCCAGCTCACGCCTGATGATGAGtgagtatctgtctgtctctggatgcatcccaaatgtacctttttatttaactaggcaaatcagttaagaacaatggcaccatatataatgaactgtactgAACATAAAATGGAAACAAGCAtgtagtgttggtttcatgagctgaaataaaagatcctagacATTTTTAGAATTTTGTGGCCAAATTTGTTTACTTCACTGTTGGTtaacatttttcctttgccaagataatccatccacctgacaggtgtggcatagcaagaagctgattaaacagcatgatcattacacaggtgcaccttgtgctggggacaataaaaggccactctaaaatgtgcggttttctcacacaacacaatgccacagggagcttgcaattggcaaccagagctgttgccagataattgaatgttcatttctctaccataagccgcctcaatgtcgttttagagaatttggcaggacgtccaaccggcctcacaaccacagaccacgtgtaaccacgccagcccaggaactccacatccagcttcaacACCTGAAgggtcgtctgagaccagccacccggaaggctaatgaaactgtgggtttgcacaagcgaagaatttctgcactaactgtcagaaaccatctcagggaagctcatctgcatgctcgacggcctcaccagggtcttgacctgactgtagtttggcattgtaaccgacttcagtgggcaaatgctcactggCATgcaggagaagtgtgctcttcacatatGAATCCCggttcaactgtaccgggcagatggcagacatcgTGTATGTtgtcgtgtgggcaagcggtttgctgatgtcaacgttgtgaatgtagtgccccatggtggcggtggggttatgttatgggcaggTATAAGCGACAGACAATGAACATTTTAGagatgacaatttgaatgcacagagatactgtgacgagatcctgaggcccattatcatgccattcatccgccgccatcacctcatgtttcagcatgatattgcacggacccatgtcgcaaggatctgtacacaattcctggaagctgaaaatgtcccagttcttctatggcctgcatactcaccagacatgtcacccgttgagtatgtatgggatgctctggatcgaccaGTACGACACTGATCCAGTTCCCGCCGATATCCAGCAACAtcgcacagccattaaagaggagtgggacaacattccacaggccacaatcaacagcctgcatgaggcaaatggtggtcacacctagaggtcgaccgattatgatttttcagcgccgataccgattattggaggaccaaaaaaaagccatAACCGATTAATTGGAcaattttgttttgtattattattttttttttgtaataatgacaattacaacaatactgaatgaacacttattttaacttaatataatacaccaataaaataaatgtagactcaaataaataatgaaacatgttcaatttggtttaaataatgcaaaaacaaagtgttggagaagaaagtaaagtgcaatatgtgccatgtaaaaaagctaacgtttaagttccttgctcagaacatgagaacataagaaagctggtggttccttttaagatgagtcttcaatattcccaggtaaattTTAGGTTGTGGTTATTATAggtattataggactatttctctctctacgatttgtatttcatatacctttgactattggatgttcttataggcactttagtattgccagtgtaacagtatagcttccgtccctctccccgctcctaccttggctcgaaccaggaacacattgacaacagccaccctcggagcagcgttacccatgcagagcaaggggaacaactactccaagtctcagagcgagtgacgtttgaaactcTATTAGCGCGCactccgctaactagctagccatttcacatcggttacaccagcctaatctcgggagttgataggcttgaagtcataaacagcacaatgcttgaagcattgcgaagagctgctggcaaacgcatgaaagtgctgtttgaatgaatgcttacgagcctgatggtgcctaccatcgctcagtcagactgctctatcaaatcatagacttaattataacataataacacacagaaatacgagcctttggtcattaaaatggttgaatccggaaactatcatttcgaaaacaaaacgtttattctttcagtgaaatacggaaccgttccgtatttcatctaacggatggcatccctaagtctaaatattgctgttacattgtacaaccttcaatgttatgtcataattatgtacaattctggcaaattaattacggcctttgttaggaataaatggacttcacacagttcgcaatgagccaggcagcccaatctgctgcatataccctgactgcttgcacggaacgcaagagaagtgacacaatttccctagttataagaaattcatgttagcaggcaatattaactaaatatgcaggtttaaaaatatatacttgtgtattgattttaaagaaaggcattaatgtttatggttaggtacattggtgcaacgccagtgcttttttcgcaaatgtttTCACAcctgtttgtcgaagtaggctgtgattcaatgagaaattaacaggcaccgcatcgattatatgcaatgcaggacacgctagataaactagtaatatcatcaaccatgtgtagttaactagtgattatgtttagattgattgattgtttttttataagataagtttaatgctagctagcaacttaccttggcttcttgctgccctcgcgtaacaggtagtcagcctgccatgcaggctcctcgtggagtgtaatgtaaggcaggtggttagtgcgttggactagtaaccggaaggttgcaaaaacgaatccccgagctgacaaggtaaaaatatgtcgttctgcccctgaacaaggcagttaacccaccgttcctaggccatcattgaaaataagaatgtgttcttaactgacttgcctagttaaataaataaaataaaatatattttttttaatcggtttccaaaaatacagatttgttatgaacttgaaatcgtccctaattaatcggccattccaattaatcggtcgaccacgAGTCACACCACatactaactggttttctgatccacgcccctaactttttttgtgtgtgtgtgtgtgtgtgtgtgtgtgtgtgtgtgtgtgtgtgtgtgtgtatgtatgtatgtatgtatgtatgtatgtatgtattcccagtcatgtgaaatccatagattagggactaatgaGTTTgtcaattgacagatttcctgaTGTGAACTTTTAACTCggttaaatctttgaaattgttgcgtttttatatttttgttcagtgtaattttaaccagggcccatacagTCTGTCGTTCTGTCCGTCCGTCATTCTTCATGGATCATTTAAATCAATGCTTTATGATGGCTGTTCAGTTTACTAGATTAGTTAGTGGTGGTATGAGAAACGATTTACTTACTGATCAATATCGTCATATGTCTCCCCTATAACTGTTTGTTTCCTGTCTGTTTTGCAGTGATGCAGTGAAGAAGATCGACCAGTCGGAGTTTGAAGGGTTTGAGTACATCAACCCTCTCCTGATGTCAgctgaggagtgtgtgtgaggaCGCTGCACGCCGCGTCTTCTTGCCGACAATGTTGCTAGTTAACTCTGCATGGTTACCAGACAACCCAGCGACGACGTCACCATCGAGCACCCTGCTGTTGGAGAGAGCCATCGGGACTCTCAGACATGAGATGCTAACTTGCCAAACCAATCTCCCATAGTGTGGACGCGTCCCATTTGGCACCCTATACCATACGTTGTGCATTAGAGAATAGGAGGCCATTTTGGACGGAAGCCACTCTGCCATTTATAACCACTAGTCCTTAAAATCTACCTTCTCTCTTTTAATTATTTTTGGATCATGAATCAAATCCACACTGATTTCCTCGTTGGTCATCAGGGAGCCTGCTCTCAGTAACCAATGAGGCTTGTAGGTGGTTGGGTACCTAGTTTACGTGACACAAAGGGGCGGGGTAAAGAGGGACAGACAGTCCACAGAGAATGAACTAACCCTCTTATTCTCTACTTGGTGGTGTTTGATGGATATTTTATTTGTACATATTAAAAATCATTGAGGATGGATATATGTTTAGACCAGTG
Above is a window of Salmo salar chromosome ssa03, Ssal_v3.1, whole genome shotgun sequence DNA encoding:
- the LOC106600503 gene encoding LOW QUALITY PROTEIN: protein kinase C iota type (The sequence of the model RefSeq protein was modified relative to this genomic sequence to represent the inferred CDS: deleted 1 base in 1 codon) — protein: MMPTLRDSTMSHPGENPHQVRVKAYYKGDIMITHFEPSISYEGLYGEVKDMCSMDNDQLFTMKWIDEEGDPCTVSSQLEMEEALRLYELNKDSELIIHVFPCVPEKPGMPCPGEDKSIYRRGARRWRKLYYASGHAFQAKRFNRRAHCAICADRIWGLGRQGYKCINCKLLVHKKCHKLVTVECGRQMIQEPIMGPDRGASITPLDQSEQPGPQNKDSSESLNYNGEEKEARSSRDTGKSASSLGLVDFDLLRVIGRGSYAKVLLVRLKKTERIYAMKVVKKELVNDDEDIDWVQTEKHVFEQASNHPFLVGLHSCFQTESRLFFVIEYVNGGDLMFHMQRQRKLPEEHARFYSAEISLALNYLHERGIIYRDLKLDNVLLESEGHIKLTDYGMCKEGLRPGDTTSTFCGTPNYIAPEILRGEDYGFSVDWWALGVLMFEMMAGRSPFDIVGSSDNPDQNTEDYLFQVILEKQIRIPRSLSVKAASVLKGFLNKEPKERLGCHPQTGFADIMGHPFFRNVDWDLMEQKQVVPPFKPNISGEFGLDNFDAQFTNEPIQLTPDDDDAVKKIDQSEFEGFEYINPLLMSAEECV